A single region of the Onychomys torridus chromosome 11, mOncTor1.1, whole genome shotgun sequence genome encodes:
- the C11H1orf100 gene encoding uncharacterized protein C1orf100 homolog, producing the protein MTAIRLREFVERRPVAPPSIFISHQGKDIRGYYPGQLARLHFDYSVKKAPRPLIDLAIPPKSKTPYQPQLDQQTLIRYICFRSLSRPTATWYNQTTYMRDYSLPFYDIGLDQRVGTILSNPRPLNSLPEAYCRDESSSFARSTF; encoded by the exons atgacagccatcCGACTACGTGAATTTGTAGAGCGTCGTCCAGTGGCTCCACCTAG CATATTTATCAGTCACCAAGGAAAGGACATCAGAGGTTATTATCCCGGGCAACTGGCAAGACTCCATTTTGACTACAGTGTGAAAAAGGCCCCAAG ACCACTCATAGACTTGGCAATTCCACCCAAGAGCAAAACTCCGTATCAGCCTCAACTAGACCAGCAAACACTCATTCGATACATTTGTTTTAGAAGCTTGTCAAGGCCTACAGCCACATGGTATAATCAAACAACTTACATGAGAGACTACTCCCTGCCATTTTATGACATTG GTTTGGATCAGAGAGTGGGCACGATTCTATCAAATCCTAGACCACTCAATTCTCTACCAGAAGCCTACTGCCGTGATGAAAGCAGCAGCTTTGCAAGGAGCACTTTTTAA